Below is a window of Xiphophorus couchianus chromosome 1, X_couchianus-1.0, whole genome shotgun sequence DNA.
AAAGAATTCAGTAACTTCACTGTCATTTGGTAGTCATATTTAATGTCAGCACCCATTTACAGCCGattatttgaacagtttttccttttgaacCCCGAGCTTTTCTCACAGTCCGTTCGGTACGATGCGTCCGACTTCACACATTCAAAACAGACGCGTTTGTATGAAATATTGACCGAATGTAAATGTACCCATCTAGTTATTGTatgaatttttcagatttttggatGCATCCCCAAGCAACAAATACTCCAAATGTCTATTTTtctgtgatcttttttttttttacgcacACAAATCCCCATTGGTCAGTGTTGCTTACTTTTACTGGTCactttttcttgcattttcacagatttattttgattctttaactttcattatttatctatttcgGTTTTTTGGCATAATCCTTTCTCTCGTGCAGGGGACAACATGGTAACTGAGCCAGAATGTGGAGTTcaggcagaaaaaacaaatcatgaacACAACAATGACATAGATGCTAAATTTATTATTACTTGACAGTTTTAATTCTTTAGGCAGACCTGAGTAATGTAACTCCTCAATGGGAACCAAATACACTTGCCAACatctgctgaaaaaaataatcatataatCAAATAATCTGGTCCAATTACAGACATTACACATTAGCATGACCTATACTAATCTGGgtataattttgtgcaaaataaaattatatgtgCTAACAATGTGTTTTCCAATTCTTGTGTTGATCATGCAGATCTTTCTGAAGTCACTCAAAGatctgcaaacaaaacagaattttcaAATCAGAAAAGACACTTACTGCTACGGATAGTTGATCTAAGAAAGTGGCACACCTTTGTCACAAAGGGACAAAAAAGCCTTTAAGCTACTCACATTCACATGTGTAAGCCACCTCCAGGTACTTGAATGTGCCTGTGCACGGGTCTCCAAAAACTGAGTTGTGGGCTCTGATTGTGCAGCTGTTTTTCCCGTTACAGCTGCGGATGAGCAGGTGACAGACAAACCGTTAGTGCTGCTTTCCCAGTGAAACAagaagtgtcttttttttgttgtttttttttttgaagcagtttttcctttttccatttacgtttgtttgttaaatttgtCTCTTAATCAAGATTGAAATCTCAAAGGGCACATTATTCACACACCGATGATGGAaagctactggattgtagctgcagctgccctggggcagtcaCACAGAAGCAAGGCTGCAAGTTTGCCAGCCTTTCTGACTAACACCAGCAGCCAATGCGGTGTCTCGTGCAGGCAGACCTGGAATTGAACCGGCAACCCTCTGATTGCAGAGGAAGCAATAGTAAGACCAGTATATGGCTGGTGAGATTGACTTGAGATGACTTAAGAAAGGAAGTAATTATTTCACGCAGGGCCAGGTTAGTTTGgatagttgtttttgtttccctctTGATAGTATTACTTGTTTGTACTTGGTGTGAatttttgtgaattaaatttAGCTTAATCTGGAAGTTATAAgtggaacaaaaaagaaaaaccaagagATCTGTGTGGAGACTAACACGTCATAGCTCTATACCAAATGCTAATGTTTCCACCGGATCTTGTTATAGATACACTGTAAAACGTTTGATCCGCATTTAGTTGTGCCTGAGGTCAAAAGTGTATGAGgagttttattatgttattttatgtttatttcccTTAGGAAAATGACCCAGTACTTACGTTTGAGCCACTATGTTGGTGGGGTTTGAGcagtaaacattttcagtttgagagGCAGGTCGTCTGTAAGAGCAGGTGGTGCGGTCTCGACGTCCGTAGTCGGCCCCATAGACAAATATGACCTGCCCATAATCTGATACAGAGCGGGAAACAGAAAACCATAAGGAACACAACGGTGATAAAGTAATCATGCTCATGTTTGTTTAATTCATACTCATTCATTTGTGAATGGAGAATAAGTACTCACCACAATACAAATGTGAATTGGAGTGTTCACATGTGACAAGACGATCTGTGAAAATGAACAACATGGACAACCTTAGACATTTTACGACTTTATGTGCAGCTCTGCTCAGTTCTTGGTGCCATTCAAAGATGACTGACTTGCTGGGAGGCAGGTGTAATTGGTCTCCAGATACTTGGCGATGCCGACGCAGGGATCGGAGCTGCGGACGTCGCCTGTGTTGAACTCACACACCCTCTTGCCATCACACCTGTTACAATGACAGTTAAAGCGCGTTCCACTGAATTCCTCAATAGcgcaataaaagaaaaataatgaatacaGAAGATTAAATATAATCACTAAACTTCTGACTCCTCACCAGTTAGTTATTCTCTACCTAAATGTTGcgcatctttttttaaagggtaCTTCCCTGTTTTTCTAGCCTTCAAATAGAAAACAGTCGGCTGCTAATAAAAATCAAGTGAGCACATCTATAAAGGCAGGACTTTGGTCAGCTTGCTGGTCTGGGTACTGACACAACGCTGTGGCGAAGACGTCAGCAATGACCTGAGAGTAGCAACTCCTAATTTATCTTGGAAGAAAATTTAGCtaattttcaaactatttaataaaaaattcagacaaaaatgtaactttccaAGCTAGTAGGTCTTGTATGCCAACAGAAAACGTATTctctcaaacacaaacatttgagCTCCTGACTTGACCGTAACCTGCTCTCAGTGGCGCAAAACATTTGTATGCACTATGTGCAACGCATAGGCGCACTGCACTTGAGAGGGTGCCAAAgctacaaaattatttttagtcgccattttctgtatttaacaactgtttgcgtgtgtgtgtgtgaatgatttgatcaataacagaggcaCGACACAGATTAGGCACCTCTCAGGAGAGATGCCGCATACAACTCGGAAAGCACATAGTTGTGCTCCTACTTGCTGTGCGTAGCGACATAGTTTTGTTGGCCATAATGAGGCTTACCTGTTTTTAATGATGTCCACAGCACCGTCTTGAGAACACTGTGTGTTGGCAAGCTGCTGGGGAGACTTGCCCTCACTGCAGATCTGTCGGTCAGCTCGTCCATACAGGGCTGACTGCACACTGATCACTCCGTTATCTGTTACACGCAACAGAAAACCATAAGGAACAATACTGGATGTTTTGTACTTaatgtttggtttaatttctgttCCTAATATGCAAAGACAGTTTTTCAGATACAACAAGCTTGACTAAAATTCATAGTTTACAATCAAGCCATTGACtgaaattccattttttatatgATGAAAGCTTCAGTAACTATTATAaggaaatgtttcctttttacatatttgttaaagctatcaccatgtcgtgacaggtATAAcatgacagataatctgtgtaaaaaaaatcaatcaattctGCCTTCTATTGTCCTGTTGTCATCTACAAAAATGCACCGCTCctggtccaaaaaaaaaactataggttatcatttaaaaaaaaacaatcccagCATAAACAATCATCCATATGTTCGCATTGACCGGAAGAGGTGCATTTTTGCAGGTGGCAATAGTAACTCTGGGTGGGAAGAGGAGCTctatcttttcacagattatctctcatactATGCTTTCACGACTTGAGGACAGTTTTAACATGCAAGAAGACTTtctgtaaaagttacatactgcgaCTTTAATGTAAGATTTATTCAATTGTAAAGTAAATTTAGGTCTTTTAGCTAACCACAGCTCAAATGCTGGATATTATCGCTGTCATCACAGGTTGTGGCCTTTTCGGTAACAgcaactgtaaaaaacaaattaaaaagtgcTTTAAGTAAAAGGTATTAGTTATGTAAATTTCCATAACTGTAAATACTTACCAGATACCATGAGTAAGCAAGCTGTTGCAAGCACTAGGGATAGAGAAAAGTGCCAGATCGTAATGAAAAAGCtcactttgcattttattgtgaaattggTCAAACATAATCGTTCTGTTTTATAGACCTTACTTATAAATTTAGCAGAATATAATCACAGAGAGAGAATATATTTAGGTATTGTTGATTTGTTATACCGGTGATCACTGTTATAATTTTGAGCGTACTCACATAGCGCAGAGCTGAGTCTGAAGAACAGCATGGTTCAAAGATTGTAGTCTCCAACGAGAAGCTGGACTGATGCTGACACAAGACTCCTCTATTTATGCGGCTGGATGAAGAGCCGAACAAAGGCTTGACTTTATTCAATTGGCTCTTATCCACCTGTAAAAAAATGTGGCCGTGACTCCAGTGCAACCGGGTCAAGATGGAGCAACAAAACAAGAGCACAATGACTTTACTGTACAGTGCAAAGAATATGACTAAGATCAAAGTGTGGCTCCTCCCATTAATAGATTAATACATAATCATATTGCAGTTAGAGAAGTGAAACATTAATGAAGGTAAATCCAAAGTTACCAAATGTTACTGTTATAGTTGGTGTTTCCCCCTTTAAACAAGCTTTGAGATGACTCATCCATTTACTGTAAAGATAGTCAGTTCTGTGATATTTCCTGGATGTACTTCCTTGAGAGAGGATCTCCTGTACTGAACGATTACAGGTTCCCCCTAAAATATGTGAATCATTTACTTAAActtagtttttttcctttattggtATGGTTGAGGAAAACCCATTGGTATGGCATTCTACTGAATTTTAAAGTGCAAAATTACTACATCAGTGACAAAGCTTTCATCTGAGGTTGTTTGATCTCTACAGTTAACGAACATTTGATCGTCTGAAGTCGTGGTTTAAATTAGTCAAATGAAGGTTACCCGCATTATTTTCTTGCCATTAAAATGATCCATATTTGAACTTAATTGAATGTTACAGTTCTGAACATGAAACTGACTTTATCCTGTAATATTAGGTCGATGTGATCAGGGTAGAAGTGCAAGTCTGGCAGAAAGCTTTAGCCAAACAAAGCCAGGCCCGACTGACTCAACCATGACTGATCACCCTGTGGACCAAAAACGGTTTATGATTGTCTGCGTCGGCGAGACAGTTGGATCGTTCTCTCATCTCAGACAGAATTTAAAACACACCCTCGCAAATCCACAGATTGTTTATAATAGACTTTTAACTAATACAAAGTGGGCACTAATCCATAACAGATGTGGTAATTTTGCGTCCAGTTTTTCTAAAcagatgttcttttttatagtattttaaCGCCCAAAAGAAGAAGTGAGACTACAAACAATTCAACAGAAATCCTTGATTCAGGTGTCAGATACTTTTATGATACGTTTAGTTGCTGGTCAACAGAGAGATCGGTTGCTTTACGGACAACAGAATCATTTATAAAGCATAACACTTTGATTTATGTGTATAGAGAGTTCCCTCCTGCCCCCACCAGTTTAAATTTTAGAAAGTTCAAAAAAATTTTCCAACTCTGACAAAGCACTTTGTCAGAGTTGTTGATAAAATCATCTATTTAGGTTAAATGACATGATATTATATACGGGAAGCTGCACTtagatttctgattttataaATTGTACAGTgttattgaattatttaaacTTCTGTGTCATTAAAATTCAGATTCAAGTTGAAACATCGACTGCAATACTTTAAACGTCAGCATTAAACTGTCTTCAAGACAAATGAAACCTCCTCTgactaacatttaaaatgtcacctGTACAAAGAGCATATTGGAGCTAAATTACAGTAACAGCATTTTGTGTTGCAGGTTTCCTGAACAGTCGATAGCACCTGTTAGCTTTTATCCCCTCTTTGACTTCCTGGAACACCTAGAATTACCAGACAAAGTCACATTCCTGGCAGAAGTCTTAAAAAaggaagttttaaaaataaaacaacttttattatatattttatttaacacgAGAAAGTAGATGAGTAAGAAAAGAGCCCTTAAACATGACGAATGCAGattatcttgtgtttttttgtatgatCTGTTTTTATATCTGCTCATCTGGAGTGACAGCATCTGGGgagggaaacaaaacaaagcaaaagatttctgttttacGGTACTGATTGAGCAACATAGTTACACTTTTACTTTACAATTAAATACCAAATCtacttaaaaactgaaacaatgaagatatatatttatatactaaAGTGTTTAgctgcataaaaatatttgcttctATTCTTTTGTTCTTGGCCGACGTTCAAGACAACGTTTCAGCCCACTTACATTGGCAGTGGTAAGCCACCTCCAGGTACTTGTAAGTGCCCACACAAGGATCTCCAAACACAGAGTTGCTGGCTTTAATGATGCAACTGTTTTTACCTTGGCAGCTGTAAAGGGGCACAACGAATCCGATTCCTCAACTGAAGCCAGTATAGTTATACAGGCTTGCCGAAGCAAGCTGGAACAGAACGGAGAAACTACCTTTCAGCAACTGTGCTGGTGGGGCTGGAGCAGGCTGTGTTTTGGATCTGATTGGCTGGGCGTCCGTACAGACATGTGGTCTGGTCTCTGCGTCCGTAATCAGCTCCATGGACAACAATAACCTGGCCTTGATCTGACAACAAGAAAGGATGGATTGTTATAGCCTTGATGGATTGTCAAGGATATAGATTGATATGGCATATAATCTATATTGTCGTATAGATTAtatgtattttgaaaaaaagtagATCTTACCACAACTTAAGTCTGATAGAGAGTGCTCACATATCACGCGGTGAACTGAAAAAGTTGCAGAAATCACATGATTACAAAATTAACCCCAAACGCTGTTCTGCTGTGACGGACAATATAAATCTCCATGACTGGTTTCCACTGCATCACCTTTATATTTAGTACTCCACTACAATCAAGAATCCAGTTAAATCAAACACATGTTAGATGTGTGTAACTTTACTCACTTTAAAGTAAGTTTAAAGTCTTAGTTTAACCAAACCCAGGCGGGGCGACT
It encodes the following:
- the LOC114145550 gene encoding rhamnose-binding lectin-like, whose protein sequence is MMLFSATLYLASTWLLVDAGIAKETVTTCVDNVVHRLSCDLESVISVETSLYGRKDNVTCNEGKSPDEVSNTNCSLVGVTNVVKERCNGKKVCELSTDVFGRSDPCGATAKYLQTTYTCLPAFHRVICEHSLSDLSCDQGQVIVVHGADYGRRDQTTCLYGRPANQIQNTACSSPTSTVAESCQGKNSCIIKASNSVFGDPCVGTYKYLEVAYHCQYAVTPDEQILYSAKFISKVYKTERLCLTNFTIKCKVSFFITIWHFSLSLVLATACLLMVSVAVTEKATTCDDSDNIQHLSCDNGVISVQSALYGRADRQICSEGKSPQQLANTQCSQDGAVDIIKNRCDGKRVCEFNTGDVRSSDPCVGIAKYLETNYTCLPANRLVTCEHSNSHLYCDYGQVIFVYGADYGRRDRTTCSYRRPASQTENVYCSNPTNIVAQTCNGKNSCTIRAHNSVFGDPCTGTFKYLEVAYTCEYL